One Ochotona princeps isolate mOchPri1 chromosome 25, mOchPri1.hap1, whole genome shotgun sequence genomic region harbors:
- the LOC131483368 gene encoding BET1 homolog — protein sequence MRRAGLGDGVPPGNYGYAGSGYSACEEENERLTESLRSKVSAIKSLYIEIGHEVKHQNKLLAEMDSQFDSTTGFLGKTMGKLKILSRGSQTKLLCYMMLFSLFVFFVIYWIMKLR from the coding sequence ATGAGGCGTGCAGGCCTGGGTGACGGAGTCCCTCCTGGCAACTACGGCTACGCTGGCAGTGGCTACAGCGCCTGTGAGGAGGAGAACGAGAGACTCACTGAAAGTCTGAGGAGCAAAGTCAGTGCTATCAAATCTCTGTACATTGAAATaggccatgaagttaaacatcaaaataaattactAGCTGAAATGGATTCACAGTTTGATTCTACAACAGGGTTTCTAGGGAAAACTATGggaaaacttaaaattttatCGAGAGGAAGCCAAACAAAGCTTTTGTGCTATATGATGCTGTTCTCGTTGTTCgtattttttgtcatttattgGATTATGAAACTGAGGTGA